The following are encoded in a window of Oligoflexus sp. genomic DNA:
- a CDS encoding DUF4360 domain-containing protein has translation MKTLTALAIFLSYASFAQANDIELDVTDPLDVGRTRFGIESVTFNGSGCAGGKGTGYLVQNDILWLKFADAQTAKTGPGKSLGESRRNCSAIINFKDGSRSLAVDSVAFYVEADLPEKHTANVSVNWFFSGQGTTGSFSKTLSGDYYGVWTNTFEGAVSGDAWKPCGADRSLTVNGAIRVTGPREQESTAQWQILGLRLKSRAC, from the coding sequence ATGAAAACTTTAACCGCTCTGGCCATATTCCTGAGTTATGCTTCTTTCGCTCAAGCCAATGATATCGAATTGGATGTCACCGATCCCCTGGACGTCGGCCGCACCCGCTTTGGCATTGAATCGGTGACCTTCAATGGAAGCGGCTGCGCGGGCGGCAAAGGCACGGGTTACCTTGTGCAGAACGATATTCTGTGGCTGAAGTTCGCCGATGCCCAGACTGCCAAAACCGGCCCTGGCAAGTCCTTGGGCGAAAGCCGTCGCAACTGTTCGGCCATCATCAACTTCAAAGACGGCAGTCGTTCGCTCGCCGTTGATTCCGTCGCGTTTTACGTCGAGGCTGATCTTCCCGAGAAGCACACCGCCAACGTCTCGGTAAACTGGTTCTTTTCCGGCCAGGGCACGACCGGCAGCTTCTCGAAAACTTTGAGCGGCGATTACTACGGCGTCTGGACCAATACCTTTGAAGGCGCTGTATCAGGTGATGCATGGAAACCCTGCGGTGCTGATCGCAGTCTGACCGTGAACGGCGCGATCCGCGTCACGGGCCCACGCGAGCAGGAATCCACAGCCCAGTGGCAGATCCTCGGTCTGCGTCTGAAATCGCGCGCCTGCTGA